The following coding sequences are from one Ammospiza nelsoni isolate bAmmNel1 chromosome 5, bAmmNel1.pri, whole genome shotgun sequence window:
- the LOC132073045 gene encoding acrosin-like — MALLWLLVLLALAGPVRGNWDTCKGTCGLSPMVLNETLVIPEYGTSHSAKDTTLNVNPGAWPGIASIQVTLDNGTWHMCSGALISHSWVLTAASCFVGAGNVLDWKVVVGATDLANPGPAAEAFPIKKLLKHRNYDPVTARNNIALLELDQPVECSDYIQLGCVPDSSLAVSELKMCYIAGWRATPDSALSPRLVLQEAKVQLIDVQLCNSSRWYGGAVHPQDLCAGYPRGGIDTCQGDIGGPLVCKDNIGDYFWLVGLTSWGRGCARASRPGIFTSTQHFHSWIQAHAALQPPEPSPPEPRPPEPRPPEPRPPEPRPPEPIPTQPRPRVPEPEPEPEPEPEPEPEPEPEPEPEPEEDISFPKRTLKRFLKKLQELLELLKHRTG; from the exons ATGgctttgctgtggctgctcgtgctgctggccctggctgggCCCGTGAGGGGCAACTGGGACACCTGCAA GGGCACCTGTGGGCTCTCGCCCATGGTTTTGAACGAGACTTTGGTGATTCCTGAGTATGGAACCTCGCACTCTGCCAAGGACACAACCCTCAATGTCAACCCAGGGGCCTGGCCTGGCATCGCCAGCATCCAGGTGACCCTGGACAATGGCACGTGGCACATGTGCTCAGGGGCACTCATCAGCCACAGCTGGGTCCTCACAGCCGCCAGCTGCTTCGTCGGGGCCGG GAATGTCCTCGACTGGAAGGTGGTGGTTGGGGCCACAGATCTGGCCAACCCAGGCCCTGCAGCCGAGGCGTTCCCGATCAAGAAGCTCCTGAAGCACCGGAACTACGACCCGGTCACGGCTCGGAACAACAttgccctgctggagctggaccAGCCCGTGGAGTGCAGCGACTACatccagctgggctgtgtgcccGACAGCTCCCTGGCAGTGTCCGAGCTGAAAATGTGCTACATTGCGGGCTGGAGAGCCACTCCGGACAGCG ccctcagcccacgCCTGGTGCTACAGGAGGCCAAGGTGCAGCTCATCGATGTCCAGCTGTGCAACAGCAGCCGCTGGTACGGGGGGGCCGTGCACCCCCAGGACCTGTGTGCAGGGTACCCGCGGGGCGGCATCGACACCTGCCAG GGGGACATTGGGGGTCCCCTGGTCTGCAAGGACAACATCGGTGACTACTTCTGGCTGGTGGGCCTgaccagctggggcaggggctgtgccagggccagtAGGCCTGGCATCTTCACCTCCACCCAGCACTTCCACTCCTGGATCCAAGCCCACGCCG CACTGCAGCCACCAGAACCCAGCCCACCAGAACCCAGGCCACCAGAACCAAGGCCACCAGAACCAAGGCCACCAGAACCCAGGCCACCAGAACCGATACCAACACAACCGAGGCCACGAGTACCGGAGCCAGAACCAGAACCAGAACCTGAGCCCGAACCAGAGCCAGAACCGGAACCAGAACCGGAGCCAGAACCGGAGGAGGACATTTCCTTCCCAAAACGCACCCTGAAACGATTCCTCaagaagctgcaggagctgctggagctcctgaagCACAGGACGGGGTGA